CTTATATAAATGCATGAGGATATATGTACTAAAaatatgagtttaatttctatgcaccgacggtgtaaagtttttttacactgtcaacCAATCACATTTCAatgatgtgagaaaatctctcattttatttaatttcattaattgacgtggcacatcTTTAAAAtcttacaccgtcggtgcatcatcatttttctcCAAATATAATATTTCTCATTTACTTCACAGCTTAAATTTTTGAAACGCGTAACTTTTGAGTAagtttttattataaaaaatcaAGAGAAATAttgtattaaatttatttttattacacGTGTTATTTTATATCAACGTGTTAATCTTTTATTAATAGTAATTATCTCTCTTTCATGTTTGAAACCAAAGTTGAGGAATTGAAGAAAACTGAATTCATTTGTTGTTAAGAAAAAAGCAGCAGCCATCCCATTGTTTAATTGAATTGAACGTTGAAATTTCAAACTTGTGGAGTGGGGTACAGTGATGGATGTCCGTGTATGAAGGAGAAGGCGGCGTCAAATTGTTAGGCTCGAACCTGCTCAAATGTGGAAAATCAGAAATGTTGGATTACACGACCACTTACCTAGCCCGACATGCACGACCAGTTATAATTGatacttgatcttacatttttACCATTTTCTCCTCCCATGATCACTAACAAAAGTTAATTTTCATTGGCTGAAAAGACGTGTGCATGTCGTGCTATAGTGGCATCGTTCCATATAGCATTGCTCTGGTAAATGCACACCCCTATAATATTAATGTTAcgttatttatttaaattagcaATCCTTTTTTCCTAttacatttttttgttacattaaATTAGCAATCTAGTtaccccaatttttttttatttttcgatAAAATAATTGGACCTCAACAAAAATTTACGAGTTCAAAagtatcattttttttataaaataaactttattgaaaataacataaaagaaTTTAAAAGAAATATGATATAAGTTTAATTATGTAAAATCATCATCTTACgacattataatttaattaaaattgtaaaagaaagaaaatgaaatatttgactccttcaattaACTAACTTAACTAACCTGTATGTTTGAAGTCCTGGACAACGACTAAGTCTCTTTCAGCGtttcaaaaaaatttagaaatcactcaaaatttattttcattttttcctttaaaataaatgaaaggcTTTACGTGATATCAGAGCTAGAGGGCAGCCCTCGTTCAGTCTAACATGAGCAACTACTCTATATATGACTTGAAAGCTCTCACGACCCAGGAATGCTTGACTTAAATACATTGCCTTCTTTTGACTACTTTGGTTGACTATCCGCTTCTCACCATGGTCTCTTTCCTTGAATGGCGTTCATGTTTAAGCAGCTGAAAAGAGATCTTAGCATCTTTACTGGGTTACTAATAGGCCTTTCCTATGTGACTTATATAGTTTCAATACAAAACAGAAATGTATATTTGACTTCAGATTTTACTACAGATGTATAAATAAACTCACAAAATTCTTTATTGCTATCAATGAATGAGTCAATAAGGTACAACATTAAAAGGGGTAATAACCTCAGGTATAGgatataattttctaaattaataaaCAAAATGTGATGCAACAGAACAAGCAGCCCAATACAACATAACCTGAAAAAACAATATGGGGGTCAAATTAAAATCATGCAATTGAGCATGGTCAAAGCAAGGAGAAACTAAAGCAAATTTGATTCACAGTATAAAATATCTTTCTCTGCATTTCGTATGACATCACttatcatatcacttattttACTCTCTTTTCTTCCCATCTCGCTCAAAAGCTTTTTACAAAAAGCAaaagaattaaatttaataggaGTGAAAACAGAAGAGAGGTAAGAGAAGACAATAATTTTGGAATAAGCTAATACCATTTTATAGACCTAGCTGTTTTAAAAGAAATTAATCACAAACATAATCCACTGAAAAATATGATAAAGTTGCACACCAAATCGTATGATTCAAGATGTGAAAGTAGCCATCAGCCATATATGCCTTTCTTTCTCTCTAATTTTATCAGAGTATTCTTTCTTATCAACTTTGTCAGAATATTCTTTACTTTTAAGCACATATCATATATGACCAATAGAATAGCTAAAAGTGTATATCTAGGAGGATTGATGCCATGCCATTTAGAAGGTTATCTAGAGGCCAAATAACATTTTAATCAGAACGAATTTCTTATGCCCCACTAGCTATATTCGTGACCAAAATACAGTAAAATGCATCatatgataaaataaataaagagaataTATGGGCCTTTATATCACTCACGATGTAACTTTTACCTCTAAGTTTCCAGCATGAAATCAAGGGTGAACATACTCAGTCAGCCTGCAAATACCATAAGAAAACATCAATTCCTGGAAGATAAGAAATGGCATGCTCACAACATAACAGATGTTTCATGTTCGATAGCTATAATATATCATGTCTCTTGTGAAAATTCGGCCATCTATAATTTAAGGTGCCAGGCCTTTACTCTTCTCAGGAGGTTCTCGTTCAAAAAAGGAGCATTGGTGCAAAAAGAGGTCATGATGATTTAACTATCGTGAGAGGTTGTGTAATTTACACAAGGTTATATAGAATCAAACCTCATTCTCACCATTGTAGACTTAAAAAAGCAATGAAGGTAAAAACAGCAGGAATACGAGaaatgcaaaattttatttgaatttgaatttgtattAAACCTGAGTtgtaaatttttatttgaatttgtaTTAAACTTGAGCTGTTTATTTTTATTGGAATTTGTGCCCAAAATTGAGTTATAATTAACAGAAATTtccaaaataattttccttatGTGTATTAATAATGATATCTACGAACATCAAACTGGTTGTCTATTCTGGTTTGCcagttaattttttaatcatATTCATATATTTATGTTATTTATAAAAAGGTGAATCCCATCcataaaacaaacaaaatttgataaaagataaaaaaagtCCATTGTAatctttataaatatttattatatatttacaATATCAAGTCACCGAGTTACTCACTAGTTAAATTATTGTATACTGTTATTACAATTTACAATTGATAAATACATTCGTAATTAGTAACAATGATTTCTATATTTTCTCTTCGATACAAAATGGAACTTGCACATATAAAGTTTTAACATGAAGCGAACATAGTGATTTACCTTCTCATTTTTTGGACTAAAAATAGCTTTGACTGACTCAAATACCTCCTCAACAGGCCTTGCAGCATCAATctaagaaataaataattatgctATGTCTTCAGTATAAGAGGCAATCAAGAAACTTGCAAAAAGATGGTAAAAGTACAACTATTACCTTGCGAACTTTTAGCTTTGCATCATAATAATTAATCACAGGGAGACTAGATTCCAAGAAAACATTAAACCGCTTCCTTATTGTTTCAATGTTGTCATCTTCTCTACCCTTCATAATTGAAAAAAAGTATTGAGAACCAAAAGCATAAGgaaatactattttttttaaaaagaaatagaGAGCTCAACCTGGTTCCGGCCAAGAAGTCGCCTCTCCATCTCTTCCTCAGGGCAATCAAAAAAAAGGACAAACGTTGGCTCTATTCCTGTCTGAAAATGCATTTTAGACATTAGAAGTTAGTGCAATTATCAAAACTGGAAAGTCGAAACAACTAGAAATGAAAGTGTTCCACTTTCATGTCAATAGAAATTTACCACTTTCTCAAACGCTGCACGGTTTTCCTCATTGCGAGGAAAACCATCAATAAGAAATTTGTCATTGCCATTTTCCAGCATTGCTCGCTGCAGCAGCTTAATTGTTACCTCAGATGGAACAATTTTTCCTTCTTTAATCATATTCTGAATCATTGTACTGTCAAACGTCAGAAATAAATGTGTTATGGACAAATTAATTTCAAGACATCAACTAACGTCAGTGCTCAGCAGTTGAAGTTGGAAAAATAAGCACAAGAGAAACCTAAACCTACTATAAGTACACATAATTTCTACCAATTACAACTGGAATTTGGTACGCaatgtgaaagaaaattagattGAATCAGATATTTCCCAGAACATTGACATGAATAGATGATTTAGCATCAACATTATGGGATAATCTGCATCCCTATTTAATTATGTAAAAGAGAAACCCCATGCAATTTTCCCCTGAAATACAATCAAATGAAGTCAAAGCAAAACGTGAAATGTAAAGACACATGTACGTCAATCAATTTGGACAAAAGAAAATGTAATAATTATAGTATTATAGTATTACTGACACAACCAGACGAAGTTGAAATAAAAGAATCAAGTATTCTAACTACTATTGGTTTTCGTCTttcagaaaaaagaaagaaaagaaaagggagATCAAACTAAAGATTTCCTCAAATTTTCACACTTGTATccctttttcattttatttatttatttcttgaaGTTTATAACAGACAAAGTCATTATAAGAAAGAGAATTGCATAAGGCGAACAGGAAGTCCAACacagaaattaaaattaaaaaaaaaaaggaaaaatagggTATTatcaaagaaagaagaaacaccATCAGATGAAACCTACACATATCCACTAAATGCTAACACAACATTCCAGCCAATAACTCTAGCACATTACACATTAGTCTCTAACCAGATGCACACAAAAATAGTTCAAACAAAGCACATAACAATCAATCCTTCTTCTCAAACAAAGGAAAAATCTTCAATgaaattgaatttttggaaaTCTAGATTCAATCATCATTGCAATTAAATAAGCAAGAACAATTGCATGAAAGAACAACAGCACATGTCCACCTAGAAAGGCAATAGACATTGACTATTACTCAAAAACCCTTCTAACcagatttaaaagaaaaaggctCAAAAGGGAGTAGCATACTACAAGATAGACAGTACAATTGGAAACTGTTTTCTACCCACAATTTTCAATTGCATTTCTCACGCGAACTACTCAGATAAGTGAATCCTACAATTATACATGTAGGGTTTATGAAAGGTTTTGCTATAAATATGGATCAAACTTCTATAATAATAAGATGGGAGTGCATTACCTATAAAACTAGCCACTTATTTGTTTTAGTAAAGACAGAAGAGACTGTAAACAGTCAGTACAAGATTTAATTTCTGAAGCATATAATATGTACCCATTTTCAGAACCGGATTTAATTTCTGCTCGCAGAAGATCCCCAGCACTGAGGTGAGTATACCCAAAATGTTTGACAATGTTCGAACATTGAGTACCCTTTCCGCTGCCTGGCCCACCTGTTTCGATATCAGATCAATAATCAAGTTAGAAGTCAGAAAAAAATCCACTATAAATTCCAGTAAAAggaaaaagaacataaaaagaaaatgaaatgcgTCGTATGGTAAACACTGTCGGTGCATAGGCCTTTAACCCAAAAGCTAAACCTAAGTTAAATTAGTAATGGtaaattgataaaattaataaaatacaaGTTCCCGGGTTGTGACTTATTACATTAAAAGGAATTTACTAGAAAACGGGTATCATAAAAAAGCTCAGAAGTATTCTATTTCTCTCAAAATTTCCGTTTGCAATCAATCATTGCTCACCTAACACAAAAACAACTGTGAGATTTTTGTTTAGGATGCTCCCATTTCCATTTGCAGCATCCTACAATCAAATGAAGAATAAAAAAATCAGTTGAAATTTACACTGCATTAAAAATACAACATATTTTGTTGGCACATATCCAATTTATACAAAAGCTGTATGTAGAGCATATTGCCCAATCAAGggaaaatatattttcaaagttcaaaacttcaaattcactAACCCTATAAAAGAATCATGGAAAATGTCCACTTTAATCAGATCTTGAAAAGAAACCGACAAAATGCGAAAATGCCGGAAGCAAGTTCATGTGTAAAGATAACAATGAATATTACCTTGTTTGCAGCTTCAACAACAGTTCCCATGAGTAGCAATTAAATGGTGTTTATCTGCAAATAAAACATTATACAATGATGAGTTATGAGTCAAAGAGAAGTTATTTAGTCACAAATCAAGTACATATATCACATATGTGACTCATTCAATCACACACCACTCATTGAAATCCCAGAAGATCTTCATATTAATAAGGTAAAACACCACACGGAAAAACTGCGATTTCATTAATGCCAAAGCAAGCACGCACTTGGAAAGGATACCATTTTATAACttgatatatttattacaaaatcACACTTGATGCGGAAAATCacgaggttgtctaaatgaccctagGCGAAGCATGAAATTTCTAGctcacttatcttaaatatcattaGCTCACCTAAGACGAATTAACTCAAACTTTGTATAgcgtcatttagacaactcctAAAAACACGCGTACAATTCGGCTACCAAAATAGAAGATAACATGGATTTGGCCTCATACATACACATATACTACTATTTAAATCCTGGTTTTCTGGATCTGTTCACCAAAATGGAAAGGATATCAGCTAATTCACAACCTTCATTCAGATCAAGGCAACGCGACACGTAACACTCATTCATTCAGCGCGGCAATACACGAAACATGCATCAAAACTTAGATCTAACGTAACGAAGCTCGAAGCACAAAAATTCCAACAAAATGCACATCAAGCTAACTTAAAATCTAGAATCAGTCTTAAATTGCTGTCAAATGCTGTTAATGCAGCAAGCAATTGCGATCTCAATGCCGCAGCAACCACGTAAGAACAATTATTCCATCAACAGTACATCAACAAATTCAGAAATcacaaaaaattattgaaaactGAAAGTGAGATCACGAATCGCCTAATCAATCAAAACAACTACTAAATATGGCGCTAAATTCATAATTTCCTAAACGAATCTAACAATGGTAGAGTAATCGAGGAAAAACAGCACAGATCGTAGATCATAGAGTTCAGATCTCAGCGAAAATGGAAGCGAAAACGGAAATTGAAGGAGATTCAGAGAGAACGTaccttagagagagagagagagagagaagagagagagagagagagagagatgaatcTGAGTGTTTGTTTGAGAGTTGTGAGATGTGGTGGGTATTTAAGGGAGATGGAAGAAGGTTTGAACGGTTGATGAAGGGTCGGTAGGGGCAAAATGGGAAAGTTaagatgttgatgatgatggtggtggtgcttgTTTGCGTGATTGTAACGGCTACGATGAATGAACGGTTTTCTCGCGGGGATCACTTGGGAGCGAGGATGATTCACCAACAAGGGagggaaaggaaaggaaaaagggGGACAGACAACCAGAGGTGGCAGGCAATAATATTCTTTGTATTAAACAATGGGTCAAAATCCAATAATACCAATAATACCTACTTGGATCCTTTAATGTATATTTGGTTTGATTTtattcttatttatatttagagATTATTTTATCTTCATAAAAGGCAGTTTTTACGTTAGGAAGCAAAGTGATCAATTTAGAATGAGTTTTGCCGGTGATTCCGGGTTTCAAAGGCGATGAGGAAGGTGGAGGGGAGTGGAGGCAGGGCAACGACGAGTTCAGGGCGAAAAGGAGGAAGGAGCACATGATAGTGATGTCACAGTCATTGAGGTAGGGATGGTTTCCTGCAAGGATCTATGTCTGGTGTGGTCAATGGTGGAGAGGATACGGAAGAAGATGAGGTCCCTCCAGAAGGCTTTGAGTTTGCCTTTGAAGAAAAGGGTTATGTGGTTTGATGAGGAGGAACACGAAAGGGTGCAACCTAGGAAAGAGTATAACCCGCTTTATCCAGTGATTGAGATCTCGTGGGAGGAATGCAAGGAGATTTGAAAGCCTCGGAGGAACTCTGTTATTGTCAAGTTGCTTTGCAAATGTATTGGGTAAAATCTCAAAATCTGTGGCGACTGTCGGGGGAGTTTGAGGTGATTGATCTGGACTTCGAATACTTCCTAATAGGATTCCAGAATATGGAGGATTACTCACATGTCTTCTCAGGAGGCTCGTGGGTTATCATGTGTAGCTTACCCATGTGGCGGTGTGGATTTGTGTTCCTCGCTTCCTTATCGAGTATTATGATGAGGATATCCTGCACCAACAAGGGGAGGTTGCATGGAGGTTCGTGAAGGTTGTTGATCATACTCTCAAGGTTAGGTCAGGTAATATTCTGGTAGGTATGACAATTGTCAGAGCCAAATTCGCTCGATTGTGTGTAGAGATCAACTTGCGCAAGACTCTAGTGTCGAAATTCTCCATTAATGATAAGGATTACAATATCGAGCATGAAGGTCTGAATCTCATCTGCTTCAATTGTGGGCGTTTCAGTGACATAATGGAGACTTATCCCTAAAGAGCATAAGTCCAGGTCTAGCCGAAGAAGGTTGTTTCGTTGACAGAGAACATGAGTTTCACTGAAGGCACAAGCAACCAGTTTGGGCCTTGGATGATAGCTTGTTTGAATCAATGACGTACCGGAGGTAAAGGGGGCCATAAAGATGTCAGAACTCGTGCGAACAAGCCGCCAGAGGGTGGTTTCGGATTTTCCGCATTGGAAGTGGTGGAAGAGAACCTGAGAGTTAATGCAAATAATGAGCTTTTAAGAAACTTGAATGCAAATTAGGGAATTAAGGGAAATATTCCCTGCAATGATGCACGAGTAATTAGTGAGGCCGAAAACGAAAATAAAGGAGGGCATGATAAATGCATTTATGTCGTGTGGAAAGTCATAATAGCATAATTATTGGCTCGAAGGAGAGGAATGCATCTAGAACTGTTCTTCTACTAGTTGCAGGCGTGAGTGCGTGACAACTCAAGTTGATTTCCCAACCTCCAACCCGCTGGTATTGGTTAACAGATCCAATGAAGATGTGAATAATCAGAATGATCCTCAAGTGTCATGTGGGTCCTCACGCAACCCTCACAAAGTCAGTGTTGGATGTTAAGAAGCAGACAAAGAATAAAAACCAGTCAACTTCAAAGAGTAAAGGTTCGACCAATAACAAGGATGTCTCCCCTAAGCCTGCGAAAGGCAAGCATCAGGATGAAGAGAAGGGTTGTCCTGGAGACAAAGGAGAAAGTATATCTCCCAAGTTCCGGAAAAGCTCTTAAGAGGTCCATGCACCTTATCAACCCTTTTAATGTTTAACATCCTAAGTTGGAAAATAAGAAGGGATGCTACTAGAGGGGTTCCTCTTCTTCTTAAGGATCTTGTGCAATGACATTATGCTAGTTGTCTTGTTCTTTGTGAGACTAGAGTGAATGGGAATATAAAGTTCCTTTCGTTGCGAAGACTATGGGGTTTGGATAAATCGTTAATTGTTGAAGCAAGAGGTTCAACTAGAGGAATTTAGATTTTGTGGAATAGTCAGTTTGGCTCTATTGACATTTTGTAGTCTTATGAACAAATTGTGCATGCTAGAATTTTTTCGTGGGGGCTCCTAGTTTCTTGGCTACTTTTGTTCATGGTAATCTAAATGTTATGTTTCATAATGATATATGAAATCACCTTATTAATATTTTGAACCAAGTGAGCAAACCCTGGGTGGTTCCAGAATATTTAAATGCATATCTTATTGTGTCTAAGAAGGTGGGTGAAGCTTCCTCAAATATTATTTCTATGTGTGCCTTCAGAGACTGTTTGGACTCTTCCGGCCTTCCTTTCTGATTTGGGTTTCAAGGGACCTCCTTTCACTTGGGAGGGATGCGGGAGAGGATTGACATAATTTTTGGTAATGAGaggtgagtttttttttctttataggcaaatgttagtggttagttgttagtaagttagaaaatccatTCAAATTTCCCTTCCAGGGTTCAAACTCTGGACCTTtccctccccaacccttatgttccctaactcttaccacttgagctaactctCGATAACATGAGAGGTGAGTGGATATGCTTATTAGAGCAAGTTATTTATCAACAATGCGAGATTTTGTTAATATTTACGCTAACATTTATAGACATACAAAATATAGTTAAAAGAATTAAGTAAATACTTCATACAACTCAAGAAATGtagttaataaaattaattttatacttAAAGTTATACAAACTTTTGAAAGTTACTCATAACTccacttttcttaatttctatGTACCCATAACTCCTATTTTTCCTTCATTAAGTTTTTTCAAAGGGGTTTTCCTAGTAATATATGCTATAAaggtatatattaaaaataattgctGAGTTAGAGGAAGaaaaagcaaataaataaaaccccaaataccttttttattttttctttaatttagaATTTATTGAATATTCCACATTGTAGCTTCTGTCACTCAGATCAGATCCCGTTTGAGAAGAACACCCTCACAACTCTGATCATCATCATTGCTGGTAACACTCTtcttccaattccttcaaattCAGTATCACCAAACCCCAATTTCGCATTGcaattccttcttcttcttcttcatcatcgcTTGTTCTTCTTACCCATTGATTTCCGTTACAGGAAATCCACACAGAGCTTCAAATTCGGAACCCAAAGGGCAATGCTACAGGGAAGGTTATCGTTTTTCGGAGGTGGGGATTCCCGTTTGGTGGATAACAATTCGTCAAAGGGTGAACCACTCGTTCCTACACTGAAGCTTGAAACGGATAAACAAGTTTATAGACCTGGTGATCCAGTTGTTGTCACCATCCAGATCTCAAATCCCTCAAATGGGTATTCGTTTTTGATGGAAAGACTCAGTTTTGAGATCAAAGGGATTGAGAAATTGGATACTCAGTGGTTTGCAACACAGAAGCCTTTGCCTGGTTCAAAACAAAGGAGAGGTTGGTTGGTTCAGAGAGAGTTCCAGTTATTGTTTTGCTTTAATTTGTAATACCCAgatgaaaattttgttttttttttatttgaaattttcattttttattgcaGGTGAACATGTTTTTTTGGACTGCTCTTGTCCAATCCTAGTTGCAAATCAGATTGTGAATGCTGGCACCAGCAAATCATGTAAGCCAAGAATTCTGCTTTTTTGTTGGACCCTCTTTTACTGTTAGCTTTTATATTTCTTCTTCATGGAATGGGCATGCTTGTTTCATTGTTCAGATAGTGGGTGTACTTAAATGGTTATTTTCGATTAGACATGTCTAGATGTTGTAGAAACTGTTCAACATGCCTTTATAGGGGCATGTAATGCAGAAAGTTTTTGCTTCACTTTTTGGTTAGTGCACATGCTGATTTCTCCCTCTTTGTTTTAGTTATTAGAGTTAAGCCTTTGCAATAACAAATTTGTAAATATGTTGTATTCAAACTTACTCCCCATTCCTTTCTTGAGACAAGAAGTTGGTTTTAATGGGTCATTGGACATAACAACATCTGATACTTTTTTCCCTCAAAACTGCAAGTCTACATACCTTAATATCTGCAGAAAAAAATAAAGCTGTCAAATTTTTCTCTGTTTGTGGTGTCCTAATGTTCTCTCACCTTGTATTTGGACTTTGTGGGCTTTTACTTCAGATTATGGCTTTTAGGGCCTTGCTCATATTATTAACTGTCCTTCTAAAACTGATGCGAAAGAAGCTTTCCATTGATTGCCTAAATAAGCAAAAGTGGAGCAAATACTAATGCCTAAATGAATTAAAGTTGGACAAGTGCGCTAGTTGATCCTGAATTTTTTATGATAGAGTTGAATAATCAATCCTCTCTATTTATTCTCGGGTGTTTTAACATTCATTCTAATTTTATTCTCGAAAAGACTGCAAGACTACAAATGCAATTGTTGCAAATTGCCAGTATACATGTCATTCTTGAGATTGTATTTGAACATATTACGCTTCAGCAGTTACTTTATTAGTTTAAGAAGATTGATTATGTTGAATGTTTACAGATGTGGTGCGAACGCTGCTGCCTAG
This portion of the Lotus japonicus ecotype B-129 chromosome 3, LjGifu_v1.2 genome encodes:
- the LOC130749500 gene encoding UMP-CMP kinase 3-like translates to MGTVVEAANKDAANGNGSILNKNLTVVFVLGGPGSGKGTQCSNIVKHFGYTHLSAGDLLRAEIKSGSENGTMIQNMIKEGKIVPSEVTIKLLQRAMLENGNDKFLIDGFPRNEENRAAFEKVTGIEPTFVLFFDCPEEEMERRLLGRNQGREDDNIETIRKRFNVFLESSLPVINYYDAKLKVRKIDAARPVEEVFESVKAIFSPKNEKAD